A region of Diadema setosum chromosome 15, eeDiaSeto1, whole genome shotgun sequence DNA encodes the following proteins:
- the LOC140239103 gene encoding uncharacterized protein — protein sequence MANLHRIREMVLLGYANGLIDDEEFVLLYDANRPANLDFNYSTYEAFDLGLYNDDECTAYFRFKRDDILHLKEVLQIPESIQCRNGTRVNGLEALCVLLARFAYPCRYGDLVKMFGRSVPQLCLITKYMIDFVYDNYAYLLGTLNQPWLSPANLTQFAAAVTEKGGALHNCWGFVDGTVRPICRPNENQRVVYNGHKRVHALKYQNVSAANGMIANLFGPIEGRRHDSYMLRESGLLHELEQYSHDVDGNTLCIYGDPAYPIRAHLQSPFKGNAITPEQEAYNRSMSSVRVSVEWLFGDIVNNFKFTDFKKNQKIGLSAIGKMYLVSGLLTNAHTCLYGNITSRFFGLDPPTLMQYFHGM from the exons ATGGCGAATCTCCACAGAATTCGAGAAATGGTTCTGCTTGGTTACGCAAACGGACTGATAGATGACGAGGAGTTTGTACTCTTGTATGACGCCAATAGGCCAGCAAACCTCGATTTCAATTACTCCACTTATGAGGCATTTGATCTCGGGCTTTACAACGATGACGAGTGTACAGCATATTTCAG ATTCAAGAGGGACGACATTTTGCACCTGAAAGAAGTCCTGCAGATTCCCGAAAGCATCCAGTGTAGGAATGGCACAAGGGTCAATGGACTGGAGGCACTTTGCGTCTTGCTGGCACGATTCGCCTACCCTTGCAGATATGGAGATCTGGTCAAGATGTTTGGCCGGAGTGTACCGCAGTTGTGTTTGATCACAAAATACATGATCGATTTTGTGTACGACAACTACGCATATTTGTTGGGGACACTCAATCAGCCATGGTTGTCCCCAGCAAACCTGACCCAGTTTGCTGCTGCTGTAACTGAAAAGGGTGGAGCTCTGCACAACTGTTGGGGATTTGTGGACGGGACAGTGAGACCGATCTGTCGCCCAAATGAAAACCAACGTGTCGTCTATAATGGGCACAAACGCGTGCATGCATTAAAATACCAGAATGTATCAGCAGCAAACGGCATGATCGCCAACTTGTTTGGACCCATAGAAGGACGGAGGCATGACAGCTACATGCTCCGTGAGTCTGGTCTCCTCCATGAACTGGAACAGTACTCTCATGATGTGGACGGCAACACTTTATGTATCTACGGGGATCCGGCATATCCCATCCGAGCCCATCTACAAAGTCCCTTCAAAGGGAATGCCATCACACCAGAACAGGAAGCCTACAATCGGTCGATGAGCAGTGTGCGAGTAAGCGTGGAATGGTTGTTTGGGGACATTGTGAATAACTTCAAATTCACAGACTTcaagaaaaatcagaaaatcggtTTGTCAGCAATCGGCAAAATGTACCTAGTATCTGGACTTCTAACCAATGCGCACACTTGTCTCTACGGGAACATAACCTCGAGATTCTTTGGACTGGATCCACCAACACTAATGCAATATTTTCATGGCATGTGA